The nucleotide window AGTCTATCAGGCGGTGATGACAACGACACGCTGTATGCGGATGCGGACGATACGATCATCGACGGTGGGGCAGGGGTGGACCTGCTGTTCGTACAGGATATGCGAGGTGCGACGCTGGATGTGGGGCAGGCGCAAATCGAGGTGGCCTTTGGCGGCTCGGGAGACGACTGGTTCTTCACCAGTGGGAGCGGGGCGGTCGTGTTGCGTGGGGAGGCGGGAAACGACACGTTAACCGGCGGGGCCGGCAATGACAATATTGCCGGGGGGATCGGCGACGATGGGCTCGTCGGGGGCGCCGGAAACGACGTGCTGTATGGTGAGGCCGGGGCAGACCGCTTGGCCGGGGGCGACGGGAACGACATACTGTATGTGGATGCGGCGGATCTCGCGGTGGACGGTGGGGCGGGGACGGACACGGTCTTTGTCCAAGGGAATGACGGGGTGACGTTGGACGTGGGGCAAGCGCAGGTCGAAGTGGCGTTCGGTGGGGCAGGGGACGACACGTTCACCACCAGCGGGAGCGGGGCGGTCGTGTTGCGCGGGGAGACGGGAAACGACACGTTAACCGGTGGGGTCGAGAACGACAATATCGAGGGCGGGACAGGCGACGACGTGCTTGCTGGGGGTGCCGGGGATGATGTGCTGTATGGCGGCGAGGGTAATGACACGTATCGCTTTAACGTTGGTGACGGCCAGGACACCATTGTTGAGAATGACGCTCCCACCGGTAACATGGACGAAGTCCTCTTCGGCTCCGGCATCGATCCCTTGCATATGATTCTCAAGCAACAGGCCGGTAACCTGGAGTTGGCCGTGGCCGGCACCAACGATCGGCTGACGGTCCAAGATTGGTTCAGATATCCGGAGAATCAGGTGGAACGGTTCACGGCCGGCGACGGAAGCCGGCTGCTGAATACGAATGTGAATCAGTTGATCCAGTCCATGGCCACGTATAGTGCCAACAGTGGTATGAGCTGGGCGGACGCGATCCAGCAACGGCCGGATGAGGTGCAGGCTGTCGTGGCGGCTTATTGGGAGCCGGCCGGCGCGCATTCGTGAGCGCATAAGCGAAGGAGTTTGTGCTCATGGGTGCGACTGCGGTTCATCTGGCGGCCGGCGCGCCTGCCGGCTCGTCCGTCCCGCCTGTCAATAGCAAGCCTCAATTTCTTGATACGGGACTGCTATCCCTTCTGATCGTTGCCCGGTTTCATGGGCTCCCGGCCGATCCCGAGCAGGTGCGACACCAGTTTGGGACAGCCGGACAGCCCTTAGGCGAAGTCAATCTACTGCTCGCCGCCAGGAGTCTTGGCTTGAAGGCCAGCGCAAGGCCAAGCCAGTGGGCGCGCTTGGCCGTCATGCCGCTCCCGGCGCTGGCGCCACTGCGTGACGGTCGCTACGTCGTACTCGCCAAGGCCCAGGCCGATGCCGTTCTGATTCAAGACCCATCTCAGGCCAAGCCAATCGTCCTGTCTCGCGATGCCTTTGCACATTTGTGGACCGGCCGGTTGATCTTGCTCGCCACGCGAGGTTGGCTCGGACAGGATGCTCGGTCCTTCGACTTTACTTGGTTTATCCCTGCCCTCGTGAAGTACCGGGTGCTTCTGGGCGAGGTCTTGTTGGCCTCATTCTTTCTCCAGCTGTTTGCCCTGGTAGCTCCGCTCTTCTCGCAGGTCATCATCGACAAGGTCCTGGTTCACAATGGGATGACGACGCTCTACGTGATGGCCGTCGGCATGGTTGCGTTGGCGATCTTCGACGCGGTCTTGGGCGGGCTCCGGACCTACCTGTTTTCCCACACCACGAACCGCATCGACGTCGGCCTCGGCGCCAAACTGTTCGGGCATATCATGGCGCTTCCCCTGGCCTACTTCGAAACCCGCCGAGTCGGGGATACGGTGGCGCGGGTACGCGAGTTGGAGACGGTCCGGCAATTTCTCACGAGCAATGCCGTGACGGTGGTGCTCGATCTCTTCTTCGGGATCGTCTTCGTGGTCGTGATGCTGTTCTACAGCCCCACGCTCACGGCGATCGCGCTCGCCGCTCTTCCGCTTTACGCGGTTATTTCGCTCGCCGTGACGCCGATCATCCGCCGCCGACTGAACGAGAAATTCAATCGCGGGGCTGAAAACCAGGCCTTTCTGGTGGAGGCGGTGACCGGCATCCAGACGGTCAAGGCCCTTGCCATCGAGCCGACGATGCGACGCGCCTGGGAGGAGCAGTTGGCAGCCTATGTGCAGGCAAGCTTCCGGGCGACCAACTTAATCAACACCGCCGGTCAAGCCGCGAAGTGCATTCAGAAGCTGACGACGATCGCTGTGCTGTGGATGGGGGCACAGTTGGTCATCAAAGGAGAGCTGAGCATCGGGCAGTTGGTGGCGTTCAACATGTTGTCGGGCCAGGTGAGCGCGCCGTTGTTGCGCATCCTTAACCTCTGGCAGGAGTTCCAGCAAGTGGGGATTTCGATCCAGCGTCTCGGCGATCTCTTGAACGCCCCGGCGGAGCCCAGCTACGGTCAGTCCCGGACGACCTTGACACAGGTCAAAGGCTTGGTCGTCTTTGATGCAGTTCATTTTCGGTATCGGCCGGACGGGAGAGACATCCTCAAGAATATCTCGTTCTACGTGAAGCCTGGCAGCGTGATCGGGATCGTGGGGCGGTCCGGGTCGGGCAAGAGTACGGTGACCAAGCTGATCCAGCGCCTGTATGTTCCTGCGTCGGGCCGGGTCCTCATCGACGGCCTGGACTTGGCCCAAGTGGACCCGACGTGGCTTCGTCGCCAGGTCGGGGTCGTGCTGCAGGAGAACTTCCTGTTTAATAAGACTGCGCGGGACAACATCGCCATGGCCCGGCCAGGCGCGAGTATGGACGAGGTCGTCGAAGCAGCCAAGTTAGCCGGGGCGCATGAATTCATTCTGGAATTGCCGGAGGGATACGACACGATGGTGGGGGAGCGGGGCTGTTCCCTGTCCGGCGGCCAGCGCCAGCGAATTGCTATCGCCAGGGCTTTGGTGCCCAACCCGCGCATTTTGATTTTAGACGAAGCGACCAGCGCCCTCGATTATGAGTCCGAGTCCATCATTCAGCAGAACCTCGCCAAGATCTGCAAGGGCCGTACGGTCTTTATCATTGCTCACCGTTTGAGCACGGTTCGGCCGGCCCACGTCATTTTCGTCATTGAGAAGGGTGAGATTGTCGAACAGGGGGTGCACGACGAGTTGCTGAAACGGAACGGCTACTACGCGCGCCTTCACCGGCATCAGCAGAGTGGCGTGGTGGTGGCCTAACAGGGCAGGGAAGCTTTCTCGTGGCGCGCCCAATGCGCGCGGAAGGTATCTATGTGTTTGTGTAGGAAGCGGGGAGGAACGAGGGTTAAAGCACTTCATCGAGATCCAGAATGTCTCGGATGGCATTGTTGATGCGGGTCATTATCTGGGGGGACAGCCGAACCAGCGGTCCATTGGACAGGCGGCGGTTGTCGATAGCCCGGAGTTGATCGATCAGGAGGTCGGAAGAGCGGCGCAAGCGGCCGGACGGAGCGAGGCGAATGCGCAATGGCTCGGCATCGTCAACGAGATTGGTGGTCAAAGGGACGATGAGCGTTGAAGGGTGTTCCGCGTCAATGAGTGCTTGGGCTTGGACAATCAGCACGGGGCGCATTTTGCCCGGCTCGGTGCCGTGCCGTGGGTCGAGATTGGCCAGCCATACCTCGCCCCGATTAGGCATCGGGGGCATGTTCGATCGCGGCGAAGTCGGCGTTCACGCGTAAGCTTTCTTTGCGAACTTTTTGGGAAGCTTCGGCCAGTCGTTCCGCCCTCAGTCGCGCGCGCGTGGCCTGATTCATGCGCTCGATGGCGCGACGGATGTAAGCCGCCCGCGACAGGTGGAGGCTGTCGGCACAATGTCGGCTTGTTGCCAGCAGTTTGTCCGGCAATTTTAGCGAGATAGCACCCATGACAGATATACTCCGAAGATACTCCTTTAAGATATGCAAGCAGGATAGCGCAAGAATATTGGTATTTGCAAGAGATTGGCTCTCTGGATTCATGTATTGAACGACATGAGAGCGATTGAGCGGAACCACTTTAGGTGTGGCGAAAATCTTCCCGATGGATGTTTAGGCTGTTTGTAGTTTGCTCCGCAGCCAGATGCCAGCGGCGAGGGCGAGGCGGTGGGCCGGGGCGACGGTGATGCGGGGGCCGAAGACCTGGTAGTCGCCGGCGATGATCCGGTCCAGGATGCGGCTGTAGACGCCGCGCATGATTTCCGCCGGCGTGAGTGCCCGCCGGTCGTCGGCCGGCATCTGCCGGATCGCCTGGCTGGCCTTGTCGTAATAGCTTTGGGCTCGTTCGGTTTGAAACCGCATCAGCTCCCGGAACGCCGGCGAATAGCTCTTCCCCAGCATCTCCTCCTCCCGATAGCCGAAGCGGGCCAGCTCGTCCTGCGGCAGGTAGATGCGGCCCCGGTCCGCGTCTGTGCCCAGGTCGCGGAGGATGTTGGTGAGCTGAAAGGCCATGCCGAGGTCGATCGCATAGTCGCGCGCGAGCGGCGAGCGCGTGCCGAAGACGTGCAGGCAGATGAGTCCCACCACGGAAGCCGCCCGGTAGCAGTAGCGCGAGAGGTCGTCGAAGGTCTTGTACCGCAGAGTGGTCAGGTCCATCTCCATGCCGGCGATGAGTTCGTCGAAGTATTCTTTCGGAATCGCCAGGGTCTTGGCCTGTTGGGCCAGGCTGATCGTCACCGGATGGGTGGGGGTGCCCCGATAGGCGGCGGCCAGTTCTTCCCGCCACCGGGCGATGGCTTGCTGCGGGTCGGTCCCGGCCGGCGCCTCGTCCACCGCATTGTCCACTTCCCGGCAGAAGGCATAGACCGTGTACATGGCCTCGCGCCGCGCCTGGGGGAGGAAGAAGAACGAGTAATAGAAATTGCTCCCGCTCTGTTTCGTGAGGGCCGTGCAATAGGCTTGGGCTTCGACGGGCGTCATGGGGAATCTCAGGCGGTGCGATGTGTCGGTTGGTCCAGGCGCCGGGCTTGCGCGGGGGGTGGCTGTTCACGGTCCGGAAAGAGTTCCGGGTGCAAGAGGGAAGCGAGGATGGAGATCCCGTCCACCAGGCGCGGGCCGGGACGGCTGAAATAGGCGGCTGCGTCCACGGCGTAGACGCGATGCTGCCGAACCGCCGGGAGATCCTGCCAGCCTGGCCACCTGTTTTGGGGCGGCTTGGCTTCCAGTTCGCGCAGGGTCCGTTCCACGGAAAAGCCGCAAGCCATGATGATCACGACTTCAGGCTGGGCCGTTTGCACCTGTTCCCAGGTCACTTTGGTGGATGGTGCGCCGGCCGTGCCGAGCATGTCCCGGCCACCGGCCCAGTCCACCATCTCGGGGACCC belongs to Nitrospirota bacterium and includes:
- a CDS encoding type I secretion system permease/ATPase, whose translation is MGATAVHLAAGAPAGSSVPPVNSKPQFLDTGLLSLLIVARFHGLPADPEQVRHQFGTAGQPLGEVNLLLAARSLGLKASARPSQWARLAVMPLPALAPLRDGRYVVLAKAQADAVLIQDPSQAKPIVLSRDAFAHLWTGRLILLATRGWLGQDARSFDFTWFIPALVKYRVLLGEVLLASFFLQLFALVAPLFSQVIIDKVLVHNGMTTLYVMAVGMVALAIFDAVLGGLRTYLFSHTTNRIDVGLGAKLFGHIMALPLAYFETRRVGDTVARVRELETVRQFLTSNAVTVVLDLFFGIVFVVVMLFYSPTLTAIALAALPLYAVISLAVTPIIRRRLNEKFNRGAENQAFLVEAVTGIQTVKALAIEPTMRRAWEEQLAAYVQASFRATNLINTAGQAAKCIQKLTTIAVLWMGAQLVIKGELSIGQLVAFNMLSGQVSAPLLRILNLWQEFQQVGISIQRLGDLLNAPAEPSYGQSRTTLTQVKGLVVFDAVHFRYRPDGRDILKNISFYVKPGSVIGIVGRSGSGKSTVTKLIQRLYVPASGRVLIDGLDLAQVDPTWLRRQVGVVLQENFLFNKTARDNIAMARPGASMDEVVEAAKLAGAHEFILELPEGYDTMVGERGCSLSGGQRQRIAIARALVPNPRILILDEATSALDYESESIIQQNLAKICKGRTVFIIAHRLSTVRPAHVIFVIEKGEIVEQGVHDELLKRNGYYARLHRHQQSGVVVA
- a CDS encoding type II toxin-antitoxin system PemK/MazF family toxin: MPNRGEVWLANLDPRHGTEPGKMRPVLIVQAQALIDAEHPSTLIVPLTTNLVDDAEPLRIRLAPSGRLRRSSDLLIDQLRAIDNRRLSNGPLVRLSPQIMTRINNAIRDILDLDEVL
- a CDS encoding CopG family transcriptional regulator, which translates into the protein MGAISLKLPDKLLATSRHCADSLHLSRAAYIRRAIERMNQATRARLRAERLAEASQKVRKESLRVNADFAAIEHAPDA
- the hpnD gene encoding squalene synthase HpnD; translation: MTPVEAQAYCTALTKQSGSNFYYSFFFLPQARREAMYTVYAFCREVDNAVDEAPAGTDPQQAIARWREELAAAYRGTPTHPVTISLAQQAKTLAIPKEYFDELIAGMEMDLTTLRYKTFDDLSRYCYRAASVVGLICLHVFGTRSPLARDYAIDLGMAFQLTNILRDLGTDADRGRIYLPQDELARFGYREEEMLGKSYSPAFRELMRFQTERAQSYYDKASQAIRQMPADDRRALTPAEIMRGVYSRILDRIIAGDYQVFGPRITVAPAHRLALAAGIWLRSKLQTA